The genomic interval ACTCGTATGTCACGCATCTGACCGAGGACGGCGTCGACCGCCGCTTCATCCAGCAGCAGGTCGGCCACGAGAGCGACAGCTCCCTGGCCATCTACACCCACGTCAGCGACGACTTCATGAACACTTCCCTGCACAAGGCACTGGCCCCGGCATTCGCCGGGGCCTGACAGGAGGGAACCGGCGATGGCCGCCAAGCTCGATTACCACTGGCACCTGCGCAAAGTCATGGCTGACCGCGGGATGTTCTCCACCACCGACCTCACTCCTGCGCTCGCCGAACGGGGCATCACCCTGTCCTCGAGCCAGGTCTACCGGCTCGTCGTCGAGCGACCGGAGCGGCTGAGCCTGAAGATCCTCATGGCCCTGCTCGACATCCTGGACTGCACCATGGACGACCTCATCGAGCCCATCGTGGTGGCCGGAGCCGTGAAGAAGCCGAAGCGAGCCGCTGCCGGCGGCTCGGCACCCGACATAGAGGGACTCGGCGAGCTGAGGCCAAAGCGAGCCCGGATCAGGGGTGTTGACCTGTCGTGACTAGCACCGTATCTCTCGACCGCGCCGTCACGGACCCGATCGGCCTGATCACGGACCTGGTCGCGAACGCCGAGAGCAAACTCGGCTCCGAGGCTATCCGGAGCGTGGTCACCGCGGTCGCGGGCGGCCGCGCGAAGTCACGGAACCTGGCCAAGGCCCTGGCGGCCCGGCCCGCCATCCTGACCGATGGCCGGTCCCCGGCGCCACGGGCCGTCGGCGATCTCCTCATATCGCTCCGCAGAGCCGGCGCCTCAGCGATCTCGCCGCCGGTCTGCGCCGACTGCGGAAAGAGCCTGCGAAGCCTCCAGCGGCAGGCCCAGGACTGGTACTGCTCAGTCTGCGTCAAGGAGACCACCGAATGCGCCTCCTGCGGCAACACCCGACGCGTCGCCTTCCGGGACCGCAGGGGCCTGCCGCGCTGTTCGATGTGTCCCGACCATGATGACCGTGACCCGG from Streptomyces albireticuli carries:
- a CDS encoding helix-turn-helix domain-containing protein codes for the protein MAAKLDYHWHLRKVMADRGMFSTTDLTPALAERGITLSSSQVYRLVVERPERLSLKILMALLDILDCTMDDLIEPIVVAGAVKKPKRAAAGGSAPDIEGLGELRPKRARIRGVDLS